The Candidatus Berkiella aquae sequence ACCTCAAGCAAGATCCCCGATTGCATTCTGATTGATCCAAGAGCTGTCCATCGTTTTTCATTGGCAGTAGGTGAAGTGTTAAATCGAGTTGAACAAGATGATGCACTTGCACTAAAAATCAAACGTCGTCCTTAAAATTCAGAGCTGAATGCTAAGCACCGTCGCTATTGCCACGGTGCTTGAAACATTAGTTAAGCAACATTTTGAACATGCTGCGTATCATAAATTGCATAGGCAATGAGTGCGCCGATTGCACAGACAGGTGCAAACTTGGGTATCACACTACCAACTAACATACCCGTGCTGAGTGAGAGAATACCGGCCGTGAGCGCATAGCCACTTAGCCCGTCTTCATAAATATCCTTAATATCTTGAATAAAATTTCCACCAGCGATTTGATGAGTTTCTTGAACGATAAGTTCGCGCATACAACACTACCTCTTTAAAACACTAAACAACTATTGCTTCCTTGTGAGGGCAATGCAAATTCATGCATTTCAATCATCTCTTTAACTTTTGTTATATCAGATGCAAAATACCGATCAACATCGTAAAAAGAAATGATCTGACGAATCTTATCATAAAACTTTTTTAAATGCGTAGTCTGTGGTTTTTGTTTTAGCAGATCGATCCCCTGACAAGCTGCTAGCAATTCAATCGCTACCACCGTCATGCTGTTATCTAGCATTTCATCTAAACGTCGTGCTGCAAAAGTTGCCATACTAACATGATCTTCTTGATTCATTGATGTTGGTATCGAATCAACACTCGCCGGATGTGCTAATACTTTATTTTCACTTACTAATGCCGCTGCTGTTACTTGTGCCAGCATAAATCCTGAATTTTCACCACTGGCATTCACAAGAAACGCAGGCAATCCTGAAAATGCAGGATCAAGTAGTAAAGCAGTTCTTCTTTCTGAAATCGTTGCTGTCGTTGCAATCGCAACAGCTAATGCATCAGCAGCAAATCCAACGGATTGTGCATGAAAATTACCACCTGAAATAATTTCTTTAGTCGTTGCAAACACCAATGGATTATCAGTAACCGCATTAACTTCTGCTTGTAAGATCCCTGCCGCATAACGCATTTGAGTTAAACAAGCACCTAATACTTGTGGTTGACATCTTAACGAGTAGGGATCTTGCACTTGATGTTTAGTCGATGTTGTCCCAATTGCTGTGTCTGTTAATAAGAAGGTAAGCATTCTTGCTATATCGATTTGTCCTTCATTCATACGTAGTTGATGAAGTCGCTGATCGAATGGATGTAAGTTTGCTTGCGTTGCAGTCAGAGAAAGTGCGCCAGCAACAATTGCTGCATCGATTAAGCGCTGACAACGAATGACAGCTCTTGCTAATAATGCGGTTGAAACTTGCGTCCCATTCAATAATGCAAGTCCTTCTTTAGGTGCTAAAGTTAATGGATGTAAACCCACTTCTTGCAAAACATCAGCAGACTGGCGAAGCTGATTTTGATACATCACTTCACCTTCACCTAGCAATGCTAAAGACATATGCGCTAATGGTGCTAAATCACCTGATGCACCGACTGAACCCTTTTCTGGAATGCAAGGATAAATAGCAGCATTATATAACGCAATCAACGCTTCAATGAGTTGCCAACTAACGCCTGAATAACCTTGAATTAATGAATTGATCTTTAACAGCATCACCAGACGTATACTTGCAGGTTCTAAATATTGACCCACACCACAGGCATGTGAAAGCACCAAATTCTTTTGCAATTGTGGTAAATGATCTTCTGGAATAACCACATTGGCTAATTTTCCAAATCCTGTGTTTATGCCATATGCAATTTTCTGATGAGAAACATATTCATCAACAACCGCCTTTGCCGCTAACACATTCTCTTTGCAACTAGCATCCAATAATAATGGTTGATGACTATCATAAGCTTTTTTCAGATCGGCAAGTGACAATTTACCGGCTTGTACTCTCAATGAAGCTGCCATCTCATTTCCTTAGCATGGGAAGATCTAAGTGAAAACGTTTTGCACATTCAACTGCTTCAGGAAAACCTGCATCAGCATGACGCATAACACCCGTTGCAGGATCGTTATGTAAGACACGACTAATTTTTTCTTTCGCTTGGGGCGTCCCATCTGCCACTATCACCATCCCTGCATGTTGAGAATAGCCCATCCCAACACCACCCCCGTGATGAAAACTGACCCATGATGCTCCACTTGCGCAATTTAATAATGCATTTAAAATAGGCCAATCAGAAATGGCATCAGAACCATCTAACATCGATTCTGTTTCACGTCTGGGACTTGCTACCGATCCCCCATCGAGATGATCACGCCCGATAGCAATAGGCGCACTTAACTCACCATTTGCTACCATCTCATTGAATGCTAAACCTAATTTGGCACGTTGTCCTAACCCTACCCAACAGATCCTAGCGGGTAGCCCTTGAAAAGGGATCTGTTTCGCCATGGTTAACCAATGACACAAGTCTAGATCATCTTTTAAAAGCGCTTTTACTTTTTCATCCGTTTTAGCAATATCAGCAGGATCGCCCGATAATGCAACCCAACGAAAAGGTCCTCTCCCTTGGCAAAATAAAGGTCGAATATAAGCAGGGACAAAGCCAGGGAAAGTAAAAGCTTCTTTAACTCCCATATCAAATGCCATTTGCCGTATATTGTTGCCATAATCAAAAGTCGGTATTCCAAGCTTAGTGAAGGCAAGCATCGCTTCTACTTGCTTTGCCATAGCTTGTTTTGCAGCATGAATGACTGTTTGCGGTTCACTAATACGTTTGCGTTGACACTCTTCGATAGACCATTCAGGCGGATAATAACCATTTAGGGGATCATGAGCGCTGGTCTGATCGGTTACTAAATCTGGCTTGATGCCTTTTGCTACCAATGCTGGATAAACCAAAGCCGCATTACCTAATAATCCGATTGAAATGGTTTCACCACGTTGATGCGCCATATTAACATGTTGTAATGCTTCATCGATTGTTTGGCAGGCAATGTCTAAATAGCCATTCTCTAATCGACGTTGAATTCGCTTGGGATCATATTCAACAGCAAGCAGTGACACACCGGCCATTTTAGCAGCAAGTGGCTGAGCCCCCCCCATTCCCCCAAGTCCTGCTGTTAGTATCCATTTATTTTGACCATCACCCTTGTAATGTTTTTTAAGCGCTTGCATAAACGTTTCATAAGTACCCTGGATAATTCCTTGGCTGCCAATATAGATCCATGAACCTGCTGTCATCTGCCCATACATCATGAGGCCTTTTTTATCAAGCTCATGAAAATCATCCCAAGTTGCAAAAGCGGGCACAAGATTGGAGTTGGCAATTAACACACGTGGCGCTTGAGAGTGTGTTTTAAATACACCTACTGGCTTTCCTGATTGAATAAGTAACGTTTCATCATCTTCCAAACGTTTTAGCACTTCAATGATTTTGTCGTAACAATCCCAATTACGTGCAGCACGGCCAATACCACCATAGACTATCAGTCGCTTTGCATCTTCAGCTACTTCATCATCTAAATTATTCATTAACAGACGTAAAGCTGCTTCTGTTTGCCATGATTTCGTATTTAACAGTTTACCACGAGGTGCTTTAATAGGATTCTCACGATAACGATTATCTGGCATAAGCAACTTTTCCCTGTTTAACGACTTTTTCACAGCAATTATCACCAAAATGATAAGCAAGTTCCGTAGGTGATTGGATATTCCATAAGACAAAATCCGCATCATACCCAATCGCTAATTTACCTTTGCAATGCGCTAAATTTAAGGCACTAGCTGCATGTAATGTCACCGCTTGTAAGGCTTCTAATGGTGTTAACTTAAATAATAAGCACCCCATATTCATCATCAGTAACAAAGAGGTTGTGGGTGAAGTACCTGGGTTACAATCTGTCGCTAGTGCCATAGGTACTTGATATTTTCGTAGTAGCTCAATAGGCGGCTTTTGATCTTGTTGTAAAAAATAATAAGCCCCTGGCAAAAGTACCGCCGTACAACCTGCTGATTTAAGTGCGATAACACCCGCTTCATCTAAATACTCTAAATGATCAGCACTCACGGCTTTGAATCTTGCAGCTAAATGCGCGCCTTCTCCCCGCGATAATTGTTCAGCATGCACTTTAATAGGCATGTTATTTTGCTTTGCAAATGTGTATAAAGATTCCAACTCTATCGCAGAAAATGCTCCAGTTTCACAAAATCCATCAACAGCATCGACTAACCCTTCTTGCAGCAATAAAGGCAACACATTGTCAACTAATTCCCTAATATATTGCTGTTTATTCTCAA is a genomic window containing:
- the hutH gene encoding histidine ammonia-lyase; amino-acid sequence: MAASLRVQAGKLSLADLKKAYDSHQPLLLDASCKENVLAAKAVVDEYVSHQKIAYGINTGFGKLANVVIPEDHLPQLQKNLVLSHACGVGQYLEPASIRLVMLLKINSLIQGYSGVSWQLIEALIALYNAAIYPCIPEKGSVGASGDLAPLAHMSLALLGEGEVMYQNQLRQSADVLQEVGLHPLTLAPKEGLALLNGTQVSTALLARAVIRCQRLIDAAIVAGALSLTATQANLHPFDQRLHQLRMNEGQIDIARMLTFLLTDTAIGTTSTKHQVQDPYSLRCQPQVLGACLTQMRYAAGILQAEVNAVTDNPLVFATTKEIISGGNFHAQSVGFAADALAVAIATTATISERRTALLLDPAFSGLPAFLVNASGENSGFMLAQVTAAALVSENKVLAHPASVDSIPTSMNQEDHVSMATFAARRLDEMLDNSMTVVAIELLAACQGIDLLKQKPQTTHLKKFYDKIRQIISFYDVDRYFASDITKVKEMIEMHEFALPSQGSNSCLVF
- the hutU gene encoding urocanate hydratase, which produces MLMPDNRYRENPIKAPRGKLLNTKSWQTEAALRLLMNNLDDEVAEDAKRLIVYGGIGRAARNWDCYDKIIEVLKRLEDDETLLIQSGKPVGVFKTHSQAPRVLIANSNLVPAFATWDDFHELDKKGLMMYGQMTAGSWIYIGSQGIIQGTYETFMQALKKHYKGDGQNKWILTAGLGGMGGAQPLAAKMAGVSLLAVEYDPKRIQRRLENGYLDIACQTIDEALQHVNMAHQRGETISIGLLGNAALVYPALVAKGIKPDLVTDQTSAHDPLNGYYPPEWSIEECQRKRISEPQTVIHAAKQAMAKQVEAMLAFTKLGIPTFDYGNNIRQMAFDMGVKEAFTFPGFVPAYIRPLFCQGRGPFRWVALSGDPADIAKTDEKVKALLKDDLDLCHWLTMAKQIPFQGLPARICWVGLGQRAKLGLAFNEMVANGELSAPIAIGRDHLDGGSVASPRRETESMLDGSDAISDWPILNALLNCASGASWVSFHHGGGVGMGYSQHAGMVIVADGTPQAKEKISRVLHNDPATGVMRHADAGFPEAVECAKRFHLDLPMLRK
- the hutI gene encoding imidazolonepropionase is translated as MQYAIWQDATLITMNSYSDYGLIEKGAIVVEQGKIIWVGPEQALPNAFTKQAEIHSANGHFITPGLIDCHTHLVYSGNRVSEFEARLQGVKKGGILTTVAATREANFTVLYEAAAKRLQQMLEAGVTTVEIKSGYGLQLEAERKILQVARALSENFPVTIQNTFLGAHVLPSEFENKQQYIRELVDNVLPLLLQEGLVDAVDGFCETGAFSAIELESLYTFAKQNNMPIKVHAEQLSRGEGAHLAARFKAVSADHLEYLDEAGVIALKSAGCTAVLLPGAYYFLQQDQKPPIELLRKYQVPMALATDCNPGTSPTTSLLLMMNMGCLLFKLTPLEALQAVTLHAASALNLAHCKGKLAIGYDADFVLWNIQSPTELAYHFGDNCCEKVVKQGKVAYAR